A genome region from Trichosurus vulpecula isolate mTriVul1 chromosome 5, mTriVul1.pri, whole genome shotgun sequence includes the following:
- the LOC118851927 gene encoding 60S ribosomal protein L37a-like → MAKRTKKVRIVGKYGTRYGASLRKMVKKIEISQHAKYTCSFCGKTKMKRRAVGIWHRGSCMKTVAGSAWTYNTTSAVTVKSAIRRLKKLKDQ, encoded by the coding sequence ATGGCTAAACGCACCAAGAAGGTCAGAATTGTTGGTAAATATGGAACACGTTATGGTGCATCCCTTagaaaaatggtgaagaaaattgaaattagccAGCATGCCAAGTATACCTGCTCCTTCTGTGGCAAGACCAAAATGAAGAGACGGGCTGTGGGTATCTGGCATCGTGGATCCTGTATGAAAACTGTAGCTGGTAGTGCATGGACCTACAATACCACCTCTGCAGTCACAGTCAAATCCGCCATCAGAAGACTGAAGAAATTGAAAGACCAGTAA